Below is a window of Malus domestica chromosome 13, GDT2T_hap1 DNA.
CTTACCCGAGAAGACAATTCTTCCTTGCAACCTTCCGCGAGAGGATGTCCGAGATGCATTTATATCTTTAACTGCATCTTCTCTTGCAGATTTGCCAGCTGGAAGCACTGTTGGTACTGCTTCACTTAGAAGAAAGTCACAGATACTCCATAGATTTCCAACACTCAATGTAAGCTACCATATTATTCTTTGGTGTCACGTGCATCTCTGACTTTTGCTTATACCATGTCGAGAAGATTGTGTGCTAGCTATGTGTTTGATTTTGAAAGTCACGGGGCTTGTATTTTGCTTGGGCCATTGAATGGATATCCATTGGTACATTTACTTCTTTCTATTGTATCCCGGTGAAAAAATCTTGTCCTAAGAAggggttgtgtgtgtgtgtgtgtgtgttgcccTGAAGTAGGGTTGGGTTGAAGGTCCGTTGTATATGTTCGTTATCTGAATGAAAATGCTAAGTGGTGGTGACTTTAGTTCCTTCCTAGCCAATTGCCCTTATGAGAAAATGTTTAGGATGGATTTGAAGTGGCGCTAGATGTTCAGATCCATGACATTCATGCCCTTTGATTGTGGCTTGTCAGGAATAATTAATAGGGCGATGCAGCTGCCCCCTTCCTTCCTGGATACGATTGAAGCATGACTCTTTTCTTATTTCCTATTTATAATTCTCTATCCCTGTGTGTTTGCTCCTCTCTCCCTAGCACTATTGCATGCCATTTCTTAGGTTTCTGACGTTTCTCCTGTTGCTTTTTATTCACGTTGTGGTTAATTTCATTTTGCAGGTGCAGGAGAATTTTCGGGGTAACGTCCAGACACGGCTGAAAAAGCTTAATGAAAAGGTGGTCGAAGCAACCTTATTAGCATTAGCTGGACTCAAACGCTTAGATATGACAGAAAATGTGACTTCAATTCTTTCACTAGATGAAATGCTTCCAGCAGTTGCCCAAGGGGCAATTGGAATAGCCTGCCGAACCAATGACGATAAAATGGTGTGTATAAATCTTGACATTTCCATTCTCAAGCTAACAGATTGAATGATGTTGTACTTTTGCACTAGTTGAGTAAAGTACTTTCATTGAATTGGCCCCATGAACACACACTTGGGTATTTAGCAGGAAGTGTTCTAAATAGCTAAAGGGAAGCAATATTAATACAGAAATAGTTGCCTCCTAACTGCTAAGCTCTGCTTTGCCTctccaaaatattattaaatttttggTTCGTCTTTTCCTTGCAGGCTAATTACATAGCGTCCTTGAATCATGAGGAAACAAGACTAGCAGTTGCATGCGAGAGGTCGTTCCTTCTGACCCTGGATGGGTCTTGTCGAACTCCTATTGCTGGATATGCTAGCAAAGATGAGGATGGTAATTGCATATTCAAAGGGTTGGTGGCTTCCCCTGATGGAACCCGTGGTATGCTTGTGCTCATACTCTAAGGAACATTCATTCAGTTTTATTTCCTTGTTCTCCACTGTAAActtaaaaaggaaagaaaagaaattaatttttgGCACTAATTACGCTCTCCTTCTGTCTATTTTCAGTACTTGAAACTTCTAGGAAAGGCCCGTATGCTTTTCAAGATATGATCGACATGGGTAAGGATGCTGGCCAGGAACTTCTTTCACGTGCAGGTCCAGGTTTTTTTGGTATTTAACACGAGACTTGCTAATAGAGAAAGCTGCGGAAGTCAATGCAGCCTTCCTCCCTCCTCGTGCAAATTTTGGTGGTTGCAACCAATTAGTTTATTTATCATCATTTGAGCTGTCTGTTGTAACATtagtatttgtttttctttgattttgttgCTAGAAAGAGCGTCTGTTACATTTTTAAGGATAGTTGTTTCATTGATTGTATATTAGCATTTAGAAGATAAATCGGTCACACTATAGGCTTAGCTTGATTGTTGTCTGAGTTCATTTAATTGCCAAAATTTtgtgactctctctctctctctctctctctctctctctctctctctctctctctcatggctGTAGATCACACATGATTGGAAATGGTTGGTAGTTTTCTATGACCTACAGTCAGTTTTCGTTTATGGTGGCTGCCTGCTCAGGGATGCAAATAAACGAAAACTAACTGTAGAAAAAATAGCGACGCCTAATCCTGCATCTGGACGGCTATTTTTGTTTATGGTGAACTTACAGTTACACGGATCCTGTGGCGCCGCTATTTTTTCTTCTGTTCGCCACTAAATGTATGCACAGGTATTGCAGATTCGTTTCACGCAACTGCTTCAAAGTTTGAAAGACTCCACCAATTAAGACTAGGAAATCTGACTTGTACGATTGATGGCAGAGGCTAACCAAGCTTACAAAGAATCGTTTGCTTATTGacatcaagaagaagaagaagataaggaatgcTAGAAAGGTTTCGAAGGGAGTTTCTGATTAGCCAAGAAGTGTTCAACCAGGAGGAGCGACTGCCTTGGTGCAAAAACCGGAACTTCATGGCCTGCTCCTCTAATTGTCACAAACATAAGCCCGTCGTACACAACTCTCCACCCGCCAACCTATCATATCAAAattacaattaattaattaattaaaaacaggATGTCAACCGAACCAAATCAAACCAACAAAATACGATAAATGCTAAGAGGATACTCAGGAGTGAAGGGAGTACCTGCTGGTTGTTGTACCAAGGAGTCCAATCTTCATTAATCTTCAACCCGAGCTTTTTCAATGCGTATCTAGTTGATGTTACCGGAACTCTCCCATCAGTATCCCCGCTGCATATCATGTCAGATAGCAGTTCTATACAGTTAATGATGGACTATTCGTGATCGCAGAACTTCAATCATTGAAAGATTTGGTAATTAGCTATTCATTAGTTCATGAATGATGAATCATTTATTTAAGTACCTATAAATCCAAACCCGGAGACCCCCAGCCACAAGCTTTCCAATTACAGGAAGAATTGATGGTGGTGCATCCTTCCAGAACGTGATGTTATCGCTGCATTTGGATGATATATATATTCTGATGATGAGTAATcacattcatatatataaaCACGTACGACCACTTAGTTCTTGCATCATTGGTTAATTAATTTGGTGAATCAATATGTAGTAGGTTAGAGGTGGTACTTGCAGTGAGACCATGGATAGGAGATTTTGGTGACATTGGCATGAAGTGCCTTTTGAACGTCAGGCCTGTTCAAATACACAAAACTGTAATCTGATGTACAAGGGTCATATCCTGCAGGTCTCTTTTGCCGTACGTCCTGCGCCACAAATTTGTAGTCAACTTTATTTCCTctaattatttcattttttgttttgttttttgtttggcTTTGTAACATAATGAATGAATATAGTTAGTGGGAACTACTTACGGCTCTGGAAAACAGAGTGGGAGCACCTTGAATCGTACGGGATTGTCTGCTGGTGCTGCTGCTACCGTTACTGAGGCACCTAGGGGTGTACAAGCTGTACATGTCTATGATATAGTACACATCAAAGTACTCATCTAGCAGCTTGTTACACTGTTTTGATATGTTTTGTTTGCTGAAGTCGCATTCCTTCTGAATATCATGGTACAAGCGATCAGAGATCACAGCATGATCCCACGCATAATCAATCAATCCCTTCTGATCTGTTTCATCATCTATTGCTGCGTTACCAATCTGCATCAGCGCATAGCTAGTTCGTAAATGGGACGCATAAAATCGAGCAACGAAGAAAAGTATTTATATGATGAGCAATAAGTAGCTAGATAAAAAATGATGACCATGAATCCCTTGAAGTTGATACGATTCTCCTTGGATCTGTCAAAAACCAGCTCAGAAAGCTGTGGAACATAATGCCCTGTAAAATGCACATGGACATACAGAAGAATAAGATATATAGTTAATCAAAGCTGCATGcatgacacacacacacacacacacatatatgtatgtatatatggttatatacgtatatataaaGCCTATGTATATATTAAGTACCTGCGTAGCTCTCTCCAGAAATGTAGAAGTCATGGAACTTGTACTGTGGAAACCGTTGAAACCAGTTGATGATAAAATTGTAGGAATCCTCAGCTAGCAGGCATTTTAAGAAACAAAATGGCTGAGTCGTATAACTTGCAGATTCATAAGAAATGAAAAATTGATGGACAGTCGTGTTAATCTAATCAGATACCGGTAATTGTATCGCCAAGCTCCCTAATATCTTGACTAGTATTGGTGTAAGAAAATCCGACTCCAACAGGAGACTCCAAAAACAACAGATTGGCAGCTGAAAATGAAGTACAGACAACATTACGCGTGCACGATTAATTATTCAGATAAGAAAACGATCAGCTCAATGggaaaattaaattatgtgtaCTATAAATCTAAATGTAACAATGTGTTTCATTAGAAAGTTGCAGTTAAGTTGGCAAGCAATTAAATTACCATTGTTCCAGGTGTAAgggttgaacttgagcttggGTTTGGTGTCATTTTGAGGGAAGAAAGGGCCTAACTCCTCCATTGCTCCGTATCCAATTGATGAACATCCAGGCCCTGCATCCACATCAGGATTTTTATTTTGAGTTAATTTAATTTCTCAAGACTAGTTAGACAGTTTAGTGTGGTTGTGTATATACTGGAGCATATAGTATGCGACCAAATGTACATTCAGCCGTTCATTTATCATGTTTATACTAGAATTTTCAGAGAATTTATTCATTTTCTATCAAATCTATCAAACAACGAAAGAAAAACGGACATGTGACATAGCTAGAAAGCAAAACAGAACCAAATGGGCCGTTGCCTACTCTACTCGGCGCGTATAAAGAGAAAAATTCTATCTTTATGAATGAATCTGTGATGCAATTGCAGATACTATCAAATAGGTAAAACTAGACAGAATacgactatatatatatatatatatataatatatagtaTATACTATATACACATGTTGAGAGTCAATGTCAAAGTTAGGCAATGTTAGGCAATGTTAGGTATGGTTgtgtgaaaaaaataattaggtgcaattaatgtgttttgtgtggtagtaaataatcttagtttaattaagtagctttcatttggtttgctaTAAATACCCAAGTCCCCAAGCCTTGTACATCAtccaaaggaaaaacaaagctaAGTGCTAAATAAGAAAAGCTTTGCTAATTAGTGTTTTTTGTGAGCTTTCTTTAAGAGTgtgctttattttcttcttcttgggatAATTAGAGTTAtcttggatactctttttgttcaacaattggtatcagagccaagacGGTCAGGGGTCGTTCTTGGTGGAGCTATCTTGAGTCGTGAGGAGTTTGGTACTCTGCAAGTTTGTTAGTCAAGCTTGATCGTTACAGTCGAAGTCTTGCCGGCACGATGGGTGACCTTCAAGTAGTTGGAGGAAtcaagaagctcaacaacaaAAAACTACAACACGTGGGCAACATGTATGGAGTCTTACTTACAAGGTCAGGACCTTTGGGAGGTTGTCGGTGGTGGTGAGGTTACACAACCGACGGCAGAAGATGCCAATGGCATCTTGCGAAAATGGAAAATTAAAGCAGGCAAAGCGATGTTTGCTTTAAAAACcacaattgaagaagaaatgttGGAGCACATTCGGGATGCCAAAACGCCAAAGGAAGCATGGGACACTTTTCTTACACTCTTCTCAAAGAAGAATGATACAAGACTGCAACTTCTCGAGAACGAGCTGTTATCGATGGCGCAATGCGACATGACGATTGCCCAGTACTTTCACAAGGTGAAGTCGATATGCCGCGAAATTTCAGAGTTACATCCAACAGCTCCTATTGGGGAAACCAGGTTGAAGAGAATTATTATCCATGGTTTGAGACCCGAATATCGTGGGTTTGTTGCCGCTATACAGGGATGGCCGACACAACCATCACttgttgagtttgaaaatttgcttgCAGGTCAAGAAGCTATGGCCAAGCAAATGGGAGGAGTTTCGTTGAAGGGTGAAGAGGAAGCGCTCTACACCAACAAAAGCAAAGGCACTTTCAAGCGGTACACTGGTAGTGAATCTAAAAAGGATGGAGACAAGGtgaaaaatcaccaaggaaAGGAAGGCTCTCGTCTAGGGAAAGCTTCGAAGAATCGCGTTAATAGTAGAAAGTTTGATGGCGAATGTTACAACTGTGGGAAAAAGGGCCACATGGCGAAAGATTGCTGGACCAAGAAAGAGCATGTTGAAAGTAATACTGCTACTTCCAGTTCAAAGGAGAATAATGAAGATGGCTGGGATGCTGAAGCTGAGTATCGAGCAGCAGCAATAGTAGCTCAAGAGAGTACATGGCTGATACAGCTGATGAATAATCTACATCAATCAGTAGATTATGCTGTTCTGTTGTACTGTGACAATCAATCGGCAATTTGTTTGGCAGAGAATCCAATTTTTCATGCAAGAACTAAACATGTTGAAGTGCACTACCACTTTATCAGAGAAAAGGTTCTGCAAGAAGAGATTGAGATGAGACAGGTTAAGACGAATGATCAAGTTGCGGACTTGTTCACAAAAAGTTTGAGTACAGGTAAGCTCGAAATATTTCGCTGTCTGCTTAGCACAGTGCAAAGAATGAGAGCTGAcattgagggggagtgttgagagTCAATGTCAAAGTTAGGCAATGTTAGGCAATGTTAGGCAATGTTAGGTATGGTTgtgtgaaaaaaataattaggtgcaattaatgtgttttgtgtggtagtaaataatcttagtttaattaagtagctttcatttggtttgctaTAAATACCCAAGTCCCCAAGCCTTGTACATCAtccaaaggaaaaacaaagctaAGTGCTAAATAAGAAAAGCTTTGCTAATTAGTGTTTTTTGTGAGCTTTCTTTAAGAGTgtgctttattttcttcttcttgggatAATTAGAGTTAtcttggatactctttttgttCAACAACACATACAGACACAGCTCcgttcttttcaatttttattttattttaaatatttttaaatgaaaaatcgAGGGCATCTCTATATTAGGCAAATGAAGCCAGAGACAAAGTCAGATTCAGAGCAATGATAATCATACTTGCGGTTGAAACTTGAAACTGTATATTATTCAAGGAAAAGGAATTGGGAATTAATCCATCATTGTAGGATCTGACAGCTCCTCTTTTAGTCCGATGAGGATATGGAAATTACACAAGCGCATGTACATATATTATTCTTTTCATTTGCATGCATGGTATCCTGATTTTCAAATGCGGTTTAGAAGAATTTATTAATTTGAAAGTCTCCTTCTAATTGAACCTATCTATATGaaacaaaaacataattaaGCTCACAATTATATATGACTatggaaaataagaaaaaaatgatgACAGGGAAAGAATCGATGGCGAATGCACAACAAAAAGATGAATGCATGATTGTGACAGGTTGGATATTTTGCTCACAACAGGTAGATAGGCTATCTTTGGGGTAATttctagggagttttaacgaaaaacccacggtactgttcattttaacgaaaaaccacatttttacactaaaaagtcaaacctggtactattcattttaccctttattttgtccttatcattaaaactcaaagttttcaaacccttttcattagttttccttaatttcTAGTGATAAATGGCAAGAAACGAATAAAATTTACCTTAAAAACTAATAAACTAGGTGATCATGAGAATATAATGTATACGAAATTATTTTGAGTGAAAATTCtccatcaaaaaaaaaaaaagaaatttgtgaaTGAATTTTTGAAGAATAACTAGAAAAGTTGTTTAACGAGGAATTGTGTGTTAACTACAGTTAAGGAGTGGTGTGGAAATGACGTAGTCACGTACCTCCATTAAGCCAAAGGAGGAGGGGTTTATCTTGAGggttgttgatggcttcaaagAACCAATAGAAGAGTGCTCTTCCGTGAGTCTGGTTGACGGTAACATATCCGGCGTAATGCTTGAAGCTCACCGGAGGCTGGCCGGGGAGTCCAGTCACCTGGTCTGCCTTTTGCTGTCTCATATGATCATGATGCTGATGCAGTCTAGCGCCTAGGGTTCGAGTAGCACAACATATGCTAAAAGCAagcaaataaagaagaataatattCAAAGGAAACGAAGAAGAAAAAGCCATTCAAGTTGGGAACTTGGGACTGAgactttcttctctctctctatctatctAATTATTATCTACAGAGAAATCCTATTTATGAGGCACGTCAACAGCACAAGTAGCTAGTAGTAGTCGTAACAGTCGGACTATTCCAAATCCAAATGGTAAAGCCAGACAGATCATTCATTCATACATAGAATGAGACCCTGATCGTCTAAGCGTGTGGTTTATATATTAAGTTCGAGTGGTCCAAAGACACATAAGAATGCTAGTTTTTCTTATCGTTGCCATTGATATGGTTTCATCTTGCATTATTACCGAACTATTATTGATACTGTAAAAATTTAATTGTgcactacaatttttttttatatttagataTAAAAATACTCTTGCAAGAAGTGCACAATTAGATTTTTAGAGTATCAATAATAattttctattattattattattagaaaatgattttttacacGCTATTTTTTTCTACATCTTCTATTTGAAAGTAATATATGTAAATTGTAACATAATTATTGATTTGAACAAATCAAGGGTCAAAATCAAGAATCAatagattatgtgcacaaatcactctcattattattattattattattattattatttctttttttaagtttattctCAATTGCTAGTTGTCTGGCCATCTCCTTTTGGAAGTATACATGTAAATTGTAATGTAAACTTGAGGATTTGTATCATAGAATGAGACCCTGATCGTCTAAGCGTGTGGTTTATGTAGTAAGTTCGAGTGGTCCAAAGACACATAAGAATGCTAGTTTTTCTTATCGTTGCTATTGATATGGTTTCATCTTGCATTATTACCGAACTATTATTGATACTGTAAAAATTTAATTGTGCActacaatttttttatatttagataTAAAAATACTCTCGCAAGAAGTGCACAATTAGATTTTTAGAGTATCCATAATAattttctattattattattattaggaaAATGGTTTTTTACACGCTATTTTTTTCTACATCTTCTATTTGAAAGTAATATATGTAAATTGTAACATAATTATTGAATTGAACAAATCAAGGGTCAAAATCAAGAATCAatagattatgtgcacaaatcactctcattattattattattattatttcttcttttaaaagTTTATTCTCAGTTGCTAGTTGTCTGGCCATCTCCTTTTGGAAGTATACTTGTAAATTGTAATGTAACCTTGAGGACATAGTATGTAAATGCATCAATATACTAgtaaaatatggtataaattgtcattttgtatttgattttttgtttgctTGCTTGGGTAGACTTGAACCAAAGGGACTCTTAATTTGGACTATTAAAAGCGTACGTTTCAACATGTATATGTAGATAATGTATATTTTAAAGGGAATTGACGTAGATACACCTTCACATTGAAGATGTACTTTATTTTACACATGCACGAAATATAAAAGCTAGTCATAAATACAAGGATCAAATTTGACACCCATATTCTCCTTGATTTGATCTGTGAAATATATTTGTATATCACGACGGAGAGATTTGTGTTTGGCTCAGTCAATTGCTTTGACTTGTAACCTCATTTTCTAAACCCT
It encodes the following:
- the LOC114820568 gene encoding serine carboxypeptidase-like 34 isoform X2, with the translated sequence MEELGPFFPQNDTKPKLKFNPYTWNNAANLLFLESPVGVGFSYTNTSQDIRELGDTITAEDSYNFIINWFQRFPQYKFHDFYISGESYAGHYVPQLSELVFDRSKENRINFKGFMIGNAAIDDETDQKGLIDYAWDHAVISDRLYHDIQKECDFSKQNISKQCNKLLDEYFDVYYIIDMYSLYTPRCLSNGSSSTSRQSRTIQGAPTLFSRADVRQKRPAGYDPCTSDYSFVYLNRPDVQKALHANVTKISYPWSHCNDNITFWKDAPPSILPVIGKLVAGGLRVWIYSGDTDGRVPVTSTRYALKKLGLKINEDWTPWYNNQQVGGWRVVYDGLMFVTIRGAGHEVPVFAPRQSLLLVEHFLANQKLPSKPF
- the LOC103423833 gene encoding porphobilinogen deaminase, chloroplastic-like, with protein sequence MDAFCSSSSCSSSLLTKQALPSCSSINFAAGVRTVSVLHLSMPSLKPRAFPNSIRKHSLIGLPRASVAVEQQTQKSKLALIKIGTRGSPLALAQAYETREKLMASHTELAEEGAIQIVIIKTTGDKILSQPLADIGGKGLFTKEIDEALINGDVDIAVHSMKDVPTYLPEKTILPCNLPREDVRDAFISLTASSLADLPAGSTVGTASLRRKSQILHRFPTLNVQENFRGNVQTRLKKLNEKVVEATLLALAGLKRLDMTENVTSILSLDEMLPAVAQGAIGIACRTNDDKMANYIASLNHEETRLAVACERSFLLTLDGSCRTPIAGYASKDEDGNCIFKGLVASPDGTRVLETSRKGPYAFQDMIDMGKDAGQELLSRAGPGFFGI
- the LOC114820568 gene encoding serine carboxypeptidase-like 34 isoform X1, whose protein sequence is MAFSSSFPLNIILLYLLAFSICCATRTLGARLHQHHDHMRQQKADQVTGLPGQPPVSFKHYAGYVTVNQTHGRALFYWFFEAINNPQDKPLLLWLNGGPGCSSIGYGAMEELGPFFPQNDTKPKLKFNPYTWNNAANLLFLESPVGVGFSYTNTSQDIRELGDTITAEDSYNFIINWFQRFPQYKFHDFYISGESYAGHYVPQLSELVFDRSKENRINFKGFMIGNAAIDDETDQKGLIDYAWDHAVISDRLYHDIQKECDFSKQNISKQCNKLLDEYFDVYYIIDMYSLYTPRCLSNGSSSTSRQSRTIQGAPTLFSRADVRQKRPAGYDPCTSDYSFVYLNRPDVQKALHANVTKISYPWSHCNDNITFWKDAPPSILPVIGKLVAGGLRVWIYSGDTDGRVPVTSTRYALKKLGLKINEDWTPWYNNQQVGGWRVVYDGLMFVTIRGAGHEVPVFAPRQSLLLVEHFLANQKLPSKPF